The Girardinichthys multiradiatus isolate DD_20200921_A chromosome 9, DD_fGirMul_XY1, whole genome shotgun sequence genome segment GAAATCTAGGAGATTTATAATGCCCCTTATTGTATGTGTTTAGCAtttatgttttactttcttctttaaataatttttagcaACCTCTGAAATTTTAGGAACCATATTTGGTTGTCAGCTGTTTCAACGTTTGTTTCAAACTTGCATAGAAATCTATCAAAGGAAAAACAGGATGGAAATGTTAGTATTTGCAGACCTTATTCCATATTCCATGATCAAAAAGATATATTGTCCCAATCATTCATTACTTGCCTGTTTGTCCATTAtccttctgtctgtccatccattagTCCATTGTCTCttatccatcaatccattttcCATCCTTTCGTCTATCCATCTATTTTTCcattatcatccatccatccctttatCCATTTATCATTTCATCAATTATCAGTCCTTCTATATCCATCTATCTATGTGCATCCAGCCATCTGCCTGTCCATTCATACATTCGTCCATGATCCATACAGTTAGCCATCTAGTAATCCATCCGTGTCTCCATTTGTCCATTAAATGCTCTACCTGTCCATcagttcttttgtttattatctATCAATTATCAATCTGTCGTTGTCTACCCATTCATCAGTCAGTTGTTTGATTTGTCTCTGCAGATTTTTCTGTTCATCtgctttcttcctgccacttGTTTTTCCAGGTTCCATTTTTAAACTCTGACCAAACAGCTTATGTATTTATTCCTAAAAATGGTTACCAAAGAACTCTGAAAATTTGAATCTGGATAGTTATTACCCTAAATCaactgaatatatatatatatatatatatatatatatatatatatatatatatataattatttactTCAAAGTGAGCTTAATTTAGTCATATTCCACAAAAGGGGAACCATCAACACCTCcctcttttttatttctagatGTTGGCAGTTGGCGTGAAGGTGGAGGCAGGAATTTGAACACTGCATCCAGCCCCCCTGAGATGGATACCAAGCCACAGGAGGAGGGCAGTACGAGCCTTGGTACCTCCACGCCACCTGTTGAAGCTGAAGAAACTGGCCGAAATGCAACAACCGAAGGTCAAAAGGAGAAGAAGGATAGCCGAGAGAGGATTCCTCCCTCTGTCACTTCTCAACCTAAACTTAATGGGGGGCAACAGCCTCCTGCAGGGGTGCCAACTCACTTTGACCCAGCTTTCAGGAGCATGATGCCACCTTATGTACGTCTCATTTGACAAAGACATTAGAGGCAGCTAAATCTAGCattttgtgttagttttacCCAGTGTGAccattgtttttgttgtagATGTTCCATGCCTATCCACAAATGACGTTTGCCCCAGGACAGGGGAACGTCAGGTACCCTGTACCACAGGATGGGGGAAAGTGAGTTATATTGACAAGTAtctaataaataacatttaatagtTGCATAAAGATAGCTCTATACATCTAACAATTACAGTAATGTCACTCCAATgtcctaaacaacaaaaataatatatatatatatataacgtTGTTTCTCTTTTACGTTCCGTTGGATCCTCAGGGGTTCTCGTTCAGCACGGCTTCAGCAACCACCCCCTCAGTCCTGGCTCCAAGACCCAGACAGACCCTCAATCATCAGTGCAACAGAACTGAAGGAGCTCGACAATTTAGACACTGATGCTGACGAGGGTTGGGCAGGTCAGAAGCTTTAACTTGGCTGATATTTACTCCTCATTTTTGTCTTCAAGTATTACATGATTTCTGTCCTGCGTGATATTCAGGGGCTCAGATGGAGGTTGACTACACAGAGAAACTGAACTTTAGTGACGATGAGGAAGCTGCTAAAGACAAAGGAGAAAACTGGTGAGAATTTGATAAGTTATGtaatctttaattatttaaaccaCTCCAggattcttctgttttaaacttATTGAGTTTACATAAGCTGTAGGGCCCAGCACTTTAAAACACATAGGGCTTTTAGATATCTGAATATTTCTCCAATTGGAAATGTGACTATGAAACTTAGCTAAATTATATcgcaaaaagaaaaatgctgtgaATTATTTCAGTCTCTGAAGTAAAAGCTTTTGTTATGCTATCAGAATGCCGTAAACATTTATAGTTTTGTCTTGGgtatgtgtatgcatgaaaGATCTGTTTAATAAAATGACCGCTTCTTCGTCGATGTTATCTTAGGGAGTGGATACGGTCTCGGACGTCAGACAATCAAGAAGGCTGGAAGGAAGGATCTGAAGAGCGTGGGGGCACTAAGACCTCCTGGGCCGACAGCGGTGATCCTAGAGCACCATCACCTGGCAGTGTAGGGCAGTACAATAAACCGGCTGCTTCACAGGACTACCAGGTAAAACGTACTGGGATTACACAAACCCACCATTAGGTTTTTTTACTCCTTTTATTAGCATGTTTCTCAGTTTGTGTGTAATTATTTCCGTTTGTAGAGTGGCACTCGACCTGTTGGTAGCGGTGCTCCACGGGGGAACAAACCGCAGGGAGCTGTGGCACCAGGAGCTGAAGAGGATTCTGATGCTTGGCGACAGAAGCGAAAGAAGCAGTCTGAAATTTCTGAAGCTGTAGAGCGAGCAAGACGGAGGAGAGAAGAAGAGGAGCGGCGGATGGAAGAACAGAGGCTTGCTGCTTGTGCTGAAAAACTGAAACGTCTAAATGAAAAACATCGACCTCCCAACGAGGGCAAACCTGCTAGTGATCAGACCACTACTGAAGAAGCAGTAGCTGCTGGGGAGGAAGCCTTATCATTATCTGTTCCTGCGTCCACTCCTGTACCCTCGATCCCAGTTCCACAGCCGGAGGTCCCAGTTGTACAAGCCCCTTTATCCGAGAGAGTGGATCGAGACAGGGAAAGGATGGAGCGAGTAGAAACAAATGCTGAGGAAGAGCCTGAGCTTACTCGTCAGGCCAGTCCCCCTGTCCAGAGACCTGTGACTGTAGTCCCAGAGCCTCAGGGCGAGGGAGAAACCTCTCTTCCTGAGGTCTGTCCCTTGGTGCAGGAGAATCAGACTGACAGGCCATCAGTACCTATTCGGGACTATTTTAATATGGAGGACAACAGAGGTAGGCAAATGTTCtgtaaatacagtgccttgcgaaagtatttggctcccttgaacttttcaacttcttgccacatttcaggcttcaaacataaagatataaaattcgaatttttttaaagaatcaacaacaagtgagacacaattgtgaagtggaatgaaatttattggatgtgtcaaacttttttaacaaataaaaaactgaaaagtgtggcgtacaatattattcagccccttgcgttaatactttgtagcgccaccctttgctgcaattacagctgcaagtctcttggggtttgtctctatcagttttcacatcgagagacggaaattcttgcccattcttccttgcaaaacagctcgagctcagtgaggttggatggagagcgttcgtgaacagcagtcttcagctttttcaggttttcttccagaatggtcctgtatttggccccatccatcttcccatcaattttgaccatcttccctgtccctgctgacgaaaagcaggcccaaaccatgatgctgccaccaccatgtttgacagtggggatggtgtgttcagggtgatgagctgtgttgcttttatgccaaacatatagTTTTGctttgtggccaaacagttggattttggtttcttctgaccagagcaccttcttccacatgtttcttgtatctcccaggtggcttgtggtaaactttaaacgagactttttatggatatctctgagaaatggctttcttcttgccactcttccataaaagccagatttgtgcagtgtacgactgattgttgtcctatggacagactctcccacctcagctgtagatctctgcagttcatcctgagtgatcatggacctcttggctgcatctctgatcagtcttctccttgtttgagatgaaagtttaaagcttgggaaatctttttgtatccaaatccggctttaaacttctccacaacagtatctcggacctgcctggtgtgttccttggtcttcatgatgctctctgtgctttgaacagaaccctgagactatcacagagcaggtgcatttatacggagacttgattacacacaggtggattctaattatcatcatcagtcatttgggacaacattggatcattcagagatcctcactgaacatctggagtgagtttgctgcactgaaagtaaaggggccgaataatattgcacgccccacttttcattttttttatttgttaaagtttgacacatccaataaatttcatttcacttcacgattgtgtctcacttgttgttgattcttcacaaaaaattagaattttatatctttatatttgaagcctgaaatgtggcaagaggtcgaaacgttcaagggggccgaatactttggCAAAGCAATGTATATGGATTTAGATATCTTCCTATTCTTGGAttcttatgttgttttttttgcagtggATGAGCCCCACCTGTCCCTGTCTCACATTGAACCTCCTGGAGGGGATGAAGTCCCCATTGCACCTCCTCAACTGGAAGGAGAGGCAGCAGCTGCAATGCGTCCCTCTGTCATCTCAGGCTACTCCAAACAGTTTCAGAAGTCTTTGCCACCACGTTTCCTTAGACAGCAGGTAAAACTGACTAAATTAGGTAACTTGACTTCATCAAGGCTTGGTAGATTCAGTCATGATGTTTACATTTGCCAGTGGCTTAAAAATTAGCTTCTAGTGAGTTTTGATTATTAGATCTGTTATATGCGAGTTAACAGTCAACAGTATATGTACATATAAGGTCAACCAAAAGGGAATGCTCTTTCAAGATGtggaaaaactattttttttagtGCTACCGACCGTTTAATGACTCCATAATTTCAAGAGGTGAAGCAAGTAACTAGAGAAGCACCAATAATAAGGATGTTTCAGATTTCcaatcagaaatgtttttttgttttttttaagctttaaagCTCAGAAACAAATTTTACCTAGTTCAGATCTTCTTGTCAACAACTAGAATATATATACCTCCCACACTataatgacacacacacacacacacacacacatatatatatatatatatatatatatatatatatatatagtcacaGCTTCTATACTGAAGAGTATTGTCAGTGTGAGATGGTAGCACTTGGGATTGTCACAGCATATAAAAGGACTGCATTTTTAGATCCTCATCATCCAACTTTTCACTGTAGCTCACTTAAACTCAGTTAATCCCACAATGAAGCTGAATAACAGCTGTCCTGTGCATCTAAAATGTGCACAAGAGCTCCAGCATTGTTGAGGGAACCCCATATTTTTTCCATCACATTCATGTTAACATACTTCCAATTTTCAACATTGTTCAGTGGATTCAGTTATGTGTGTTTTCTATGTAGTGTAGTTCATTGTGATCTAATTATTACAGAATGACATAGTTTTCTTACCCAAAAGGTTATAATTATGTAGGTGACATATTATACGTTTCCACCGCTGCCATAGAAAGGAGATGATATGTCAAATATGAGGCTATTTCTAATTAGCTGTAACCAATGAAAATGGACCAATTTGATTCAAAATGTTACATCATTGACCCCCAAGGAGCAGATGAAGCAGCAGCAGTGGCAGCAACAGCAAAGTGGAGGCTCTGTGTCCCCATCAGGTGGCGGCAGTGTTCCTGCTACCCAACAGCAGCAACACCGCTCCATGTATCAACCTATGGGCCCCCACCACCAGCACTTGCCCTCCATGGGGTTTGACCCCCGCTGGCTCATGATGCAGTCCTACATGGACCCCCGCATGATGTCAGGCCGCCCCCCTATGGACATCCCTGCAAACATTCACCCAGGTGAGCAAAAGCACGAATAAGCTGGTGAAAAATGgctgaaaactgatttttacaTACAATGTATAAAAAAGGCACATTACCTTTTTTTCcatactgtctgacattaaatgaaaGCTCTTTCTGGTTTAAGTTAGTTTGACCAAAATTGAGGGAAATGTTATTTgcaaatagaaattatttttggtaaCCCTGACATAGCAGAACATCTGTTTCATGTAACTTACTGTCGGATAGTTAGGTGGGTGTCTtagtaaacatctggtttcagctgtcaGATCAGTTGATCAGATTTGGTCTGTTCTTATCGTTTTCAGGGAGAATCCCTCAGAAGCAGATTGTACGCAGAGAACCAGGTGACAACTCCAGTTCTAGCTCTGACTCATTTGACCACTTGTCCCGACCAGTTCGAGACCATGGCTTCCCCTCAGACTCACGGATGGTATGGGGATCAGACCCATATCCACAGTCAGAACCATTACCCTCTGTAACTCCCCCAAAAGGACGTGACGACAATAAGGAGCAACGGTATGGAAAAACGTATTGTAATAGATTTATCAGTGGTTGgtttattgaaataatgttGTGTGACTCGGTACAACAGGTTTTTAGTCTAATTACAACTGCTTGCTTTCAGGATGGACTCTGGTTTGGATCTGGACAGGAGTCTGCCAGCTATTTATGCTCAGGATCACGGTGCGGTGGACTCTCGTAAAAGTAATTTCTTTCGGGACTCTGAGTCCCTGTCCGCGTTTACTCAGGGCCCGGAGGATGTGTCGGGGCCTCCAGATAGAGCGCCTGTAAGTTCGGCGTTTGATGCTGATGATCGAGGCTTACCTAGTGGGGAAGAGGTGGAAGCCCTTGGTCAAGCCATGCTCCAGAGAAGTGTCTCTCAGGGTTCCAGCCATTCCCTTAAGCTGGATGAGCCCAGGTTTGATGGGCTACCCTTGGCAACAAAATCGCTAGAGCTCCCAGACACAGGGGAGCGGGCTGCTGATAAGCCCCAAAGTGAGCTTTACTCCCAGGCTGCTGTAACTAGCAACAGGGCTACACCTCCAGCTGATGGATTACACAAACAAGAGAAGCTCCCTCTGCCCGCTCCAAGCAAGCAGAAAGCCGAACTGCGATGGGGCGGGAGATCAGGGTCTGGTCGCCGAGATGGACCAGGTGGAGAGAGACCCGTTCGCAGGTCAGGGCCGATAAAAAAGCCTGTCCTGAGGGACATGAAAGAAGAAcgggagcaaagagaagagcgCGAGAAACGTCACGAGAGAGGGGATAAAGGGGACCGGTCCAAAAAGGATCAGTCAACTAAAGCTTCATCAGCAGCTGCAGCCGTGTCTGAAAGCTCTCGAGCTCAGAGTGATGGGAAGAGGGAAGCTGCTGAGGCGGACGAAGCCCCAGCTGCCCACCATAGGGCCAGAGACCCACAGCCTTCTTCGGGGGTACCCACCTCCTCCTCCCAGGAAGAGAAAGCAGACAAACTGCCCAGTAATgacaaacatccagaaccaaAACTGCCCAGCCGAAAAGAATCACATCTTCCTGCGCGTCCCTACAGGAGagaggagagggagagagagagagaacgagACAGAGACCGAGACAAGGAAGCTGACAAGGAGAGGGAATGGGCCCTTGACTCGAGTTTCAAAGGACGTGGGCGAGGGGAGTACTATTCCAGAGGACGGAGCTACAGAGGAAGTTACAGTGGTCGCGGCAGGGGAAGTCGTGGTCGCAGCCGTGCTGAGTTCGCCTACCGAGAGCCCCGATTACGTTCTGACTTGCCTTCTGCTGCAGGTGCTGCTGCCTTTCGCAACAGAGAGGAAAGCGAGACACGCAGCGAGAGCTCGGACTTTGAAGTCATTCCAAAACGTAGGCGACGGCGTGGTTCAGACACAGACTCTGAAAGTGAAGGTGGGAGAGAATCAGCCAGCGACACTGGACCCTCTGACCGGGAGCCAAGTACCAAACCGAGCCGTCCACTAAGAAGAGATCTCCCTGGTGAGGGGCGATCAGGACCCCACAAAATGGGCTTCGACCAACCTCATATCGGGGAAAAGGCTGGAATGAGAGGGGATGACGACAGCCGGCCCAAACCAGGATTTCTTCCCAAGGGAGAGCCTTCTCGGCGAGGTAGAGGGGGATTATACAACAGACGAGGTGGCACACGGGAGCGTGGAGGTCCCCGTTCAGCCCCTCTTAGAAGGCCAGGACCCAGGGACTCTTCTTCTCAGTGGCCTTCTAAACCGATGGAGACGTTCAGGCCTGAGGACACCGAGTCTTCAACAAGATTCGACAATCCCCATACTGATCGACGACCCCCGAAAATGGAGGGAAAGAAATTTGGAGAGGGTGCTCCTCAGAACAGCAGAGAGAGGCCTCGTCGATCTCGCCCAGCTCGGCCCCCAAAGCAGGATAAACCTCCTCGCTTTAGGCGCTTGAAAGAGCGAGAGGCTGCAGTGTTGGGTGCTGGAGATACAGCTGCAAGCCCTCCTGTTTTGTTACCTTCTGTGCCTGCTGCAGCTGCCCCTAGTTGTGCACTCGCTCTGTTGTCCCTCTCTCCAACAATGTCCAGAGCTCCAGGAACTCCTCTAACTGTGCCTGCAGAGGTGGTACCTGCACATGACCAAACATCTCCCTTAGACAACTCGCTGCCTGAGACCAGCAGTCCCACCATCACTGCAGTGGGTAGCAAGTCCCCCGACTTGTCGAACCAGAACTCCTCAGATCAAGCCAATGAGGAGTGGGAAACTGCTTCTGAGAGCAGCGATTTCAATGAAAGGAGAGAACgagaggagaggaaaggagCACTGGAGGCTGCTAATGAGGTAGCCACTGCCTCTGCCCCAGCACCCAGTCCCCCTCAGGGCACTTTAACACCTAATAAAAGTCCACCGGATGGAGGTGTGACTCCAAAGCGAGAGGGATCACAAGCAGCCAAGAGGAGTTTCTCGAGTCAGAGGCCCACCGAGAGGCAGAATCGTAGACCGCAGAGCGGAGCCAAACCAGGCCGAAGTTATGCAGGCGGCAAAGGAGAGAGGAGAGGCGGCGGCAAGGCCGGTCGTAAAGGGTGAGTTTACAACAATGGGCTTCTGTCTGCTGTTGGTGTTTGTGTCCATCCTTTAACATTTGCACAAAGAAATTGACTGAACAAACTGTGCCGCACACTAAAACCTACAGACAACAAACCTTTTGTGAGGTTTCTCTAAGTAATTGAGAATGGCACTAAATACCACAGACTGGATCTAAACAGCTGTAGGCAGCGTTCCCACAGTCTGGAAAATCTGCAATTCGATTGTAGTATTTTCCTTGTCTggataaacacaaaaacaaaatcatggaaaaatatttgtatttccagactaTACCCTATCATTGTGTAAGGGTTTTGATCCATCTGTCCATGCATCCATTCACCAGTTTGTTTCTCTCCATTCATCCATCGAGTCGTTACTTtatcatccattcattcatcctcTGCCTATTCATTCTGCATGTGTTGATCCAACTCCTTTAAAATGACCTTTTTGGCATCCTGTACTTACTCTCATTTCACCAAGTAAATGTTCACaccttttgtgtgtttttggcaGCTTTTACATTAAACCTGTTGGTTTAAAACTCCTTGCATCATATTTATTTACATCGTATGTCCTTAAAGGTAAAAATTGTTTGCGAATTTACGCCGATATGTATTTTTGTCCTGACGTAGATGAGTCTTTTTAAAACAGGCTTCAGTTTCAAATACTTAAGacttccattaatatgcttttaaACTCTGTAGTTTTATGATTTGTCAAGGTCTTTAGAGGTATGAAAGACACATACACTTGTTTAAAAGAGGCTGTTGTGACTGGACCTGTTTGTAGCTTTAAAACCGAGCCAGTTTTAGACACTGGAACTTCAACTATACCTGGGATAGGATCAGGACAACCCTAATTCTTAGTGCATCTTTCCATCTAGATCTGCTACTGCCAGAAACATTCACATGTTAATCTTAAATtggatctgtttttcttttcttttgtatttactcaacaGCCCTGCAGCTCAGCAGAGCTCTGAGACATTAGCACCAGGAGCTGGAGGAACCTCTCAGAGGCCTGCCAAAGAGCAGCCTGCACGACGCAGAGATGAGTCCAAACAGACCGCCAAGAAGCCCAAGGAGAATGCTCTTTCCCAGTTTGATCTCAACAATTATGCAAGTCAGTGAACACGTTTATGCAACCAGCTCCTTCCACTTACTAATCAAACAAGTATGCTTTGATTTGATGGTTGCAGAGTGggaaaaacacacatttctgttttaatgtaggtgttgtgattattgatGACCATCCTGAGGTGACCACCACAGAGGATCCACAATCCAGTGCCAATGATGATGGCTTCACAGAGGTCGTTTCCCGCAAGCAACAGAAACGGCTGCAGGACGAAGAGAAACGGAAGAAGGAGGAGCAGACATCTCAGGTGAGGGTTGTTTGTGCCATGGTCTTGAAAACATTTACTGTCTAGATTCTGAAATTGGATTTCATAATTGTAAGTTATGTTTCACAAATTTCTTTGTCTACTCATGTATTTGTTTGGTTCCTAAAATGGATCTAACAAGAAACTACCTTCATAAGGATGGGTTACTGGTTTTTTCTTGGACCTGCAAACAAGTTTAGATTTGCGCACTAATCATGACCTGTGGTCTGTAAACTGGGTCTGGTTGGAATAGCcagaaaaaacattgaaactgatgttttctttttagttttatttacaaacaaaagaatcaCAATGAACTGTTTCATATTATTGTAAGGTAAAGGGCAGACCATAGTCGGGCGTACTTGACTCCGTGTACGTCCACACAGATTAAAAGCGGATGTCCGCTGGACATGTCCACACAAAGCTCAATTTTTATGTTGCGTATGCGGTGTCACATAAACTGCTTGGCGGGCAAGTCAACACATCATTGTTGaatatgtgacacactgctccgaGCAGCCGGTCGCGAGTAGGCACAGCGTCATGGCCACTCTACGTCACACTGACAGGTGTATTTCCCATCTTCCTTCTTAGTCTGGTTTAATGGTCTTATATACCACCTtcatttcttttagtttttccaAAGCTTCATGGCAAATTAGCTTTGCCTCCCCATCCGATGACGCCATGGCacagaaagtgtgggaaatttgtcaccagaaatgtaGGACGTTGGCTACGGTCAACTATGAAACCTTAAATGTCTGCAGTCATTTTGCACGCTGTTTGCAGTAGACGCATCTATATTCTGCCCTTCATGCAGTCCAAATTTGAGTATTGTGAATATTGAAATAGAGTTAATCAGAATTTGTTCAGATGCCTAAAAATAGATGGTAAATCCAAAGTCAATTTCAGTActcttttgtttcattatttgtGGGACAGAAAGATAATGAAACCCAACTGGGTAAATGTTTCAGATGtccagaacatttttaaaaagtacatttttagaAATAGAAATTCCTTCTGGGAAAGAATGGACTTCTGATGCATTTGTAGGGAACCTTGATTTTATCACTGAGCCTAAAGGT includes the following:
- the prrc2c gene encoding protein PRRC2C isoform X2, whose protein sequence is MSEKSGQSTKAKDGKTKYATLSLFNTYKGKSLETQKTAVAARHGLQSLGKVAVSRRMPPPANLPSLKAENKGNDPNVNIVPKDGSGWASRAEGGEERQQETPPPQSKPAPLQSQEPSTGGSRSWANNKQPQQLDGSPRVSSYFHQEFPSLQAAGEAEKGDGQDEEPYGPGPSLRPQNVGSWREGGGRNLNTASSPPEMDTKPQEEGSTSLGTSTPPVEAEETGRNATTEGQKEKKDSRERIPPSVTSQPKLNGGQQPPAGVPTHFDPAFRSMMPPYMFHAYPQMTFAPGQGNVRYPVPQDGGKILRGSRSARLQQPPPQSWLQDPDRPSIISATELKELDNLDTDADEGWAGAQMEVDYTEKLNFSDDEEAAKDKGENWEWIRSRTSDNQEGWKEGSEERGGTKTSWADSGDPRAPSPGSVGQYNKPAASQDYQSGTRPVGSGAPRGNKPQGAVAPGAEEDSDAWRQKRKKQSEISEAVERARRRREEEERRMEEQRLAACAEKLKRLNEKHRPPNEGKPASDQTTTEEAVAAGEEALSLSVPASTPVPSIPVPQPEVPVVQAPLSERVDRDRERMERVETNAEEEPELTRQASPPVQRPVTVVPEPQGEGETSLPEVCPLVQENQTDRPSVPIRDYFNMEDNRVDEPHLSLSHIEPPGGDEVPIAPPQLEGEAAAAMRPSVISGYSKQFQKSLPPRFLRQQEQMKQQQWQQQQSGGSVSPSGGGSVPATQQQQHRSMYQPMGPHHQHLPSMGFDPRWLMMQSYMDPRMMSGRPPMDIPANIHPGRIPQKQIVRREPGDNSSSSSDSFDHLSRPVRDHGFPSDSRMVWGSDPYPQSEPLPSVTPPKGRDDNKEQRMDSGLDLDRSLPAIYAQDHGAVDSRKSNFFRDSESLSAFTQGPEDVSGPPDRAPVSSAFDADDRGLPSGEEVEALGQAMLQRSVSQGSSHSLKLDEPRFDGLPLATKSLELPDTGERAADKPQSELYSQAAVTSNRATPPADGLHKQEKLPLPAPSKQKAELRWGGRSGSGRRDGPGGERPVRRSGPIKKPVLRDMKEEREQREEREKRHERGDKGDRSKKDQSTKASSAAAAVSESSRAQSDGKREAAEADEAPAAHHRARDPQPSSGVPTSSSQEEKADKLPSNDKHPEPKLPSRKESHLPARPYRREERERERERDRDRDKEADKEREWALDSSFKGRGRGEYYSRGRSYRGSYSGRGRGSRGRSRAEFAYREPRLRSDLPSAAGAAAFRNREESETRSESSDFEVIPKRRRRRGSDTDSESEGGRESASDTGPSDREPSTKPSRPLRRDLPGEGRSGPHKMGFDQPHIGEKAGMRGDDDSRPKPGFLPKGEPSRRGRGGLYNRRGGTRERGGPRSAPLRRPGPRDSSSQWPSKPMETFRPEDTESSTRFDNPHTDRRPPKMEGKKFGEGAPQNSRERPRRSRPARPPKQDKPPRFRRLKEREAAVLGAGDTAASPPVLLPSVPAAAAPSCALALLSLSPTMSRAPGTPLTVPAEVVPAHDQTSPLDNSLPETSSPTITAVGSKSPDLSNQNSSDQANEEWETASESSDFNERREREERKGALEAANEVATASAPAPSPPQGTLTPNKSPPDGGVTPKREGSQAAKRSFSSQRPTERQNRRPQSGAKPGRSYAGGKGERRGGGKAGRKGPAAQQSSETLAPGAGGTSQRPAKEQPARRRDESKQTAKKPKENALSQFDLNNYASVVIIDDHPEVTTTEDPQSSANDDGFTEVVSRKQQKRLQDEEKRKKEEQTSQNWSKKGSSEKSRGSGGKLPPRFAKKQSSQQQQHPQQLPQQQPQQQQAAQSQPPVAPAPTAQQQPAVSAAQHPHHTPSQPAAAPPQVLEGAVAPLPSIPPSSVEFTSKSLPPAPAQPHSTLGTELWENKVAGSTVLPDVKKLGPISPPQPPSVSAWNKPLTSFTGTVSSEGGKPGADGSVELGIDSIQFGAPSSAGSTDSDGGPALLETVSESKLPAPKEQRQKQPRTGPIKTQKLPEIEPVEPKEYKPGPIGKERSLKNRKAKDARGAEAEGMEGGVSGGGVSRATDSSPPTSDTTVPELGGDIEGMITVPSAEYTSNSKESVTDYTTPSSSLADSVPTGGNKMEESLVANVALPHSLPLPRRETLQQSSSLSTVSPATVDLTLKMESARKAWENSPSLEKSSPVTTSSSPITSCASSYSSFSSASMPQIPVASVTPSTSLSGSGTYTTSSLSTKTTSASDPPNICKVKPQQLQGGSLSSTSSSSNSFSQLGCVPPLLPQQQQTPQVFVSQATAGSAAQIPAFYMDTSHLFSTPHPRLAAPSLAQQQGFQPGLSQPTAVQQIPIPIYAPLQGQPQHQHTHQAQLGLSTGPPVSQPQDLFSSSLQPYRSQQAFMQGSLSQPSMMLSGPSLHSYPGVQAPELGKPQSSLAYQQPSSTQHIPILFEPQLNQPSGMGGSQIIDTHLLQARQGMSQHSNMYSGQVQQHGQSSYYSNTQSPSSAMQQVTVPLPGSQLSLPNFGSGGGQPLLALPPTPPQAQPPNINRQPPVSQPYRGLMGPNHNMMQPPTSKMDMDLKLFGSGMDVKPGTPPVSGRSTTPTSSPYRASSTSPSSQSSKMNSMLYQKQFQPSSAGLRMAQHFPGQFNPQILSQPSIVSPLVRPHVNSFGGGVQRSPMGPPISPNVSGGLMPHPRPQHPQHSQHPPRGPSGSSLPPRGAQAALKAEQDLKAKQRAEVLQSTHKFFSEQQQLKAPQVSKPSRLDQGGKALLDPSASNHQAGGERPDADKPPMSTAKPIRTGPIKPQAIKPEEGK